GTTGGCACGCACCTGGATAATGAGATTATCGAGAGTTGCCGGGCCAAACATTTCCACCCCAAACTCAAACGCGAACTGCCGCTTGGCGTTAAATCCTATTTTGTGGACGATATAGCTGAAGCGCTGGATGGGGCGGAGATTATTGTCAGCGGGGTCAACTCGTTGGGGATGCGCTGGATAGGGCAAGCTATTGGCCCACATCTAAAACCGGGCCAGTTGATCATTGCCATTACCAAGGGGCTGGAAGCCGCCGAGAATGGCGATTTGTTGATTTTGCCCGATGTATTGGCCGGCGAATTGCCCGAAAATATTCGGGATAAAGTCAAACTGGTCGCGGTTGGCGGGCCGTGCATCGCCGGTGAACTGGCCGGACGCCGTCAAACGTGCGTGGTTTATGGCTCGCGTGATGCCGAGGCGGTTGAACAACTGGCAACAACATTTCGCACCCCCTATTACCATATTTGGACTACCACCGATTTGGTCGGTCTAGAAGTCTGCGCTGCCTTAAAAAACGCTTACACCCTGGGCGTGGGCATGGCCGGCGGCTTGCTAGAAAAGGCCGGCGGCCCGGATGCGGCCAATGCCTCTATGCACAACTTGGCTGCCGCCACCTTTGGCCAGGCCTGTACCGAAATGTCGCACGCGCTGGCCTTAATGGGGGGCACGCCTGCCTTTGCCTATGGCCTGCCCGGCGCGGGCGATTTGTATGTGACCTGTATGGGCGGGCGCACCGTGCGCCTGGGCCACCTGTTGGGGTTGGGCCATACCCTTAGCCAGGCTACCGCTATTATGGCCGGTGAAACTTTAGAGTCGGTCGAGATCATTCGGGCCATGGCCCAGGCCCTGCCCAAACTGCGGGCGCGGGGGTTGATTGATTTAAAATATTTCCCCCTGATCCAAATGTTGGGGGATGTTGTGGTTGGGGAAAAGCCGGTTGATTTTTGCCTGGATGCGTATATGAAAAGCGCCGCGCTGACCAATTTTGGAGGCGCCGGGTGATGAGCAAACCACTGCAAGATCGGATTGCCCTGGTTACGGGCGGCGCTCAAGGATTGGGCCAGGCCATTTGCCGTCGCCTGGCCGACGAAGGGGCGCACGTGGTGGTGGCCGATTTGAACATGGCAGCAGCCACGGCCACCGCTGCCGATATTGCCTTAGCCACCAACCGGCAGACTATGGCCATTAAAGTTGACGTTACCGACGAAGCGCAAGTTGAAGCAACGGTGGCCCAAACTCTGGATAAATTTGACCGGTTAGACGTGGTTGTATCCAATGCCGGTATTCTCATTGCCGAAGCCATTACCGAATTTCCGGCTGAAAAATGGCGGGCGGTGGTGAACGTTAACCTGTTTGGCTATTTCCTGGTGGCCAAACATGCGGCCCGGCCAATGGTTGAACAAAAAAGCGGAGTGATTATTCAAATCAACTCCAAGTCGGGTAAAAAGGGCAGTTACAAAAACTCGGCTTATGCGGCCAGCAAGTTTGGCGGCATTGGCCTGACTCAAAGTTTGGCCCTGGAACTGGCCGAGCATAACGTGCGGGTCAATGCCGTTTGTCCGGGCAATCTGCTCGACTCGCCGTTGTGGGTGGACTCGCTCTACAAACAATATGCCAAAAAGTGGGGCATTACCGAAGAACAGGTGCGCCAGCGGTACATTGACCAGGTGCCGATGAAACGTGGCTGCACTTACCAGGACGTCACCAACGTGGTCGTCTTCCTGGCTTCCGATCAAGCCAATTATATGACCGGCCAGGCCATTAATGTGACCGGCGGCCAGGAGATGTGTTAAAGCACAACGAACGACGAGGGACCAACGACGAACAATATGATTGGCCGGTCGCCGTTGGTCATTGGTCGTTCGTCGTTGGTCATCCGTCGTTACTTCCGCAAAGCCGCCGGCTGTGGTATACTTAAAACAGGCATGAGTCAGGAGGAGACAACGCCAATGCCGGAACGCTCTCTGGCGCAATTAAACCTGGCTGAAATCATCCAGGGGTGTCGAATTGAAGCCGGCCAACCTCGCTCGCAAGAGGTGGGCTATTGTTATGAGTTGTTTCGACGCGCAGTGGAAGAGCAGGAACAGGCCGCCTGGCAGGCCATTGACGAACAGTATCGCTGCCTCATCCAGCGCTGGATCCGTGATTGTTCGCCGGAACTGCCGCCGCAGGCGGTGGAAGATATTGTCCCGGAAACCTGGCCCCGCTTTTGGCAGGCATTGACCCGCTCCGGCGCGCCGCTCACCGAACGGTTTGCCCACGTGGGGGCCATTCTCAAATATCTTAAACAATGTTCGCTGAGCGTTTTTTGGGAGTATGAGCGTCGTTTGCGGCGGCGAGAACAGGTGCGGCAGCTTCTCAACACCGACGAGCAGGCGTTGTCGGCGCAGGTTGTATCGGAAGAGGAAGTGTTGGCCCGCATTGACCGGGAAAGTCTGTTACAAAGGGTTCAGGAATGGATCAAGGCTTATGTTACCGACCCGCAGGAACAGCAAGTTTTGTCTCTCTCTTACCAAGAGGGCCTAACCCCGGCCGAGATTGCCGCCCGTTACCCGCAAGAATTTGCCGACGCTCAAACGGTGCGGCGTCTCAAAGAACGAGTTTTGAAACGGGCCAGGCGCGCCCTGGGCAATGAACCTCACCCTTACCTGAGCCATAACGGTAAAAACGGGGCGCAACGGAACGGGAAAACAGCCCTGGCCAGGGCCGGTGAGGTGGCAGTCGGTCAGGCACAGAAAGAGGCGGGCAATGGTTGAAGGATGCATCGCTCCTGGTGAAATCAAAGAAGGTGATCTGGTGGCCTATCTGGAGGGTGCTGCCTCGGCTCAGGTGCGCAGGCACATCGCTGGTTGTGCCGCCTGCGCCGCCGAGATTGAATCCTTGCGCCAGGTTGACTCAATGTTGACCGCCGTTTTTAGGCGGGCCAATGGCCCAGTTTTTACTAAAATTTTGGCCGCCCAGCCGGACCTCTTCGTCTCTTCTCCCCCCTCGCCGCAACCGGCCAAAGTGGGCCGCTTGTTTAAATTGACCTGGCCTGAGTTTGATTTTCAAAAAATAAGCTGGGCCAGGATGGCGCTGGTGTTGGTGTTGCTTTTGGTTTTTGGGGGAATCCTGGTGGCGGTTTATGATGGGGCCGGCCAGATTTGGAACCAGGCGGCCCAAACAGCCAGAGTTACGGCTGAAGCAACAGCCGACCTTGTGGTCGGGGTGACGGCTGAAGTGGTCCAGGCCGATCCGAATTGGGAGATAATGAACGACAACCAGCCCTCTACCTCTGGCCAGGCGATTGTGGAAAACCCGGCGGCGATTGCCCCCCCCCCGCACCTTGTTATTGATGCTAGAAAATGAGTTGCATGGCGTGGTTGAAGAATCGGCAGATATTGCCCCCCCCCGGGAGATCGTGCTGATGCTGGAAAATGAGTTGCAAACCCAGTTAGACGATAAAGCCTTGATTTACTCATCCACCCGAAAAGAGCCGTACTGGGACGAAACTTTGGTGATAGACCCTAACCGCGATTATAGTTATCTGGTTTGGATTGACAATACGGGAGGATATTCAACTATTTACGCAACTCGGGCGCAGGCTGATGGTCAAACGTTGAGTGAGCCGGTTATCATTAATCAGAGCCTTGACCGCGCCTTCAATCCTATTTTGGCGGTAGATGCCGGGGGCACTCTTTATGTCGTCTGGCGGACCAGGCATCACCTTGATATGGGCATCTATTTTGCTCGTTCTACAAATGTGGGGCAAACCTGGAGCAAAAGTACGCGGATTAATGATGAGATCAGGCGGGCTTTCAACCCCAGTCTGGCGGTAGATAGCCAGGGACACCTTTATATTGCCTGGCAAAACCGGGCGGGGATAAATGCCGGCATTTACCTGGCCCACTCGTCTGATGGCGGCCAGACCTGGATTGAGGAGAGGCGGGTGGCAAACTAAAACGGATAGGTGACAGTCACTTTATCAGGGCAGGACTTCAGGGTCCTGCTTTTTTTATTTCGCGTCGGCAGTCCGGCTGAAACGACGTTGAGTTAAATAGATGTGTTGGCGTAGGCCTGACTCACTCTGATAACGAGAGAGGTCAGGCGGATGCAGGCAAAAAGTTTTAAATTATTTATTTTTACAAGGAGGTTCTATGTTTTCTAAAAAAGGATGGTTAATGTTGGTGATAGTCGCGTTGTTGGCCGTTATTGCCGCCCAATGCGGCGCTCAACCGGAACCACAGACCATTGTTGAAACGGTGATTGTGGAAAAAGAAGTGCAAGGCGAAACCATCACCGTGGTGGAAACGGTTGAGGTGGAAAAAGAAGTGGTCAAAGAAGTGGTCAAAGAAGTAGCTGCTGCGGACCCGGATGCGGATCGGGTGCGGGTTGATACCATTGTGGGTACCGAACCGCCCAGCCTTGATCCGGCCCTGGCCACCGATGCCACGTCTCTCTTCTTTCTTCGTCAAATATTCACGGGGTTGGCTGCTTTTGACGAAGAGGCGAATGTCATTCCGTCTTTGGCCACCGATTGGAGCGTTTCTGAGGATGGTCTGACCTGGACGTACAGCTTGCGGGATGATATTCACTGGGTCCATCGTGACCCCAATACCGGCGAGTTTGCCGATATGGGGCCGGTTACCGCGCAGGATGTGGTTTACGGTGTGCTGCGCACCCTGGACCCCAACTCGGCTTCGGACTATGCTTATGTGCTGTACATGATTGCGGGGGCGGAAGAACTAAACACTGCTAATCCCAACGCCGAAGACTTTGAAGACATCAAAGCCGCAGTGGGCGTAAGCGCTCCCGATGACACAACCGTTGTTTTCACCCTCAAAGAGCCGGCCGCTTATTTCCCCGCTATTACGGCCATGTGGATCACCTTCCCGCAGCCGCAAGCGACCATTGAAGAGTGGGGTGATAATTGGACCGAGGCCGGTCTAATTGTCACCAGCGGCCCCTATACCCTGCGTGAGTGGACGCATGGCGCCGAGATTTGGATTGAAAAGAATCCGTTGTGGATAAAC
The Anaerolineae bacterium genome window above contains:
- a CDS encoding sigma-70 family RNA polymerase sigma factor, whose amino-acid sequence is MIGRSPLVIGRSSLVIRRYFRKAAGCGILKTGMSQEETTPMPERSLAQLNLAEIIQGCRIEAGQPRSQEVGYCYELFRRAVEEQEQAAWQAIDEQYRCLIQRWIRDCSPELPPQAVEDIVPETWPRFWQALTRSGAPLTERFAHVGAILKYLKQCSLSVFWEYERRLRRREQVRQLLNTDEQALSAQVVSEEEVLARIDRESLLQRVQEWIKAYVTDPQEQQVLSLSYQEGLTPAEIAARYPQEFADAQTVRRLKERVLKRARRALGNEPHPYLSHNGKNGAQRNGKTALARAGEVAVGQAQKEAGNG
- a CDS encoding peptide ABC transporter substrate-binding protein, producing MFSKKGWLMLVIVALLAVIAAQCGAQPEPQTIVETVIVEKEVQGETITVVETVEVEKEVVKEVVKEVAAADPDADRVRVDTIVGTEPPSLDPALATDATSLFFLRQIFTGLAAFDEEANVIPSLATDWSVSEDGLTWTYSLRDDIHWVHRDPNTGEFADMGPVTAQDVVYGVLRTLDPNSASDYAYVLYMIAGAEELNTANPNAEDFEDIKAAVGVSAPDDTTVVFTLKEPAAYFPAITAMWITFPQPQATIEEWGDNWTEAGLIVTSGPYTLREWTHGAEIWIEKNPLWINADEVQVELFGGPIIQEASTGMAMYENNEIDLMADPGWGPPLPDMDRIKADPQLSQELLIAPRLCTYYYGFVNTKPPFDNVLVRKAFAAAIDRQSLIDNVT
- a CDS encoding glycerol-3-phosphate dehydrogenase, producing MAKVTIVGAGFMGTAVAYPLADNGHTVRLVGTHLDNEIIESCRAKHFHPKLKRELPLGVKSYFVDDIAEALDGAEIIVSGVNSLGMRWIGQAIGPHLKPGQLIIAITKGLEAAENGDLLILPDVLAGELPENIRDKVKLVAVGGPCIAGELAGRRQTCVVYGSRDAEAVEQLATTFRTPYYHIWTTTDLVGLEVCAALKNAYTLGVGMAGGLLEKAGGPDAANASMHNLAAATFGQACTEMSHALALMGGTPAFAYGLPGAGDLYVTCMGGRTVRLGHLLGLGHTLSQATAIMAGETLESVEIIRAMAQALPKLRARGLIDLKYFPLIQMLGDVVVGEKPVDFCLDAYMKSAALTNFGGAG
- the srlD gene encoding sorbitol-6-phosphate dehydrogenase; amino-acid sequence: MSKPLQDRIALVTGGAQGLGQAICRRLADEGAHVVVADLNMAAATATAADIALATNRQTMAIKVDVTDEAQVEATVAQTLDKFDRLDVVVSNAGILIAEAITEFPAEKWRAVVNVNLFGYFLVAKHAARPMVEQKSGVIIQINSKSGKKGSYKNSAYAASKFGGIGLTQSLALELAEHNVRVNAVCPGNLLDSPLWVDSLYKQYAKKWGITEEQVRQRYIDQVPMKRGCTYQDVTNVVVFLASDQANYMTGQAINVTGGQEMC
- a CDS encoding zf-HC2 domain-containing protein, with protein sequence MVEGCIAPGEIKEGDLVAYLEGAASAQVRRHIAGCAACAAEIESLRQVDSMLTAVFRRANGPVFTKILAAQPDLFVSSPPSPQPAKVGRLFKLTWPEFDFQKISWARMALVLVLLLVFGGILVAVYDGAGQIWNQAAQTARVTAEATADLVVGVTAEVVQADPNWEIMNDNQPSTSGQAIVENPAAIAPPPHLVIDARK
- a CDS encoding exo-alpha-sialidase, encoding MPPPRTLLLMLENELHGVVEESADIAPPREIVLMLENELQTQLDDKALIYSSTRKEPYWDETLVIDPNRDYSYLVWIDNTGGYSTIYATRAQADGQTLSEPVIINQSLDRAFNPILAVDAGGTLYVVWRTRHHLDMGIYFARSTNVGQTWSKSTRINDEIRRAFNPSLAVDSQGHLYIAWQNRAGINAGIYLAHSSDGGQTWIEERRVAN